In one window of Macrobrachium rosenbergii isolate ZJJX-2024 chromosome 27, ASM4041242v1, whole genome shotgun sequence DNA:
- the LOC136853438 gene encoding solute carrier family 22 member 3-like — translation MATIVIITPLTWFLMAIVYLGIPLNVNNFGGNPFIYMALTGVMELVPTIVGVVFSKRFSRVPVMSISFFASGLCCLVVIAVTEEIWWLRWILVMVAMEMISTTYMMSYVWAAELYPTVIRSRGSCSCSLGGHFGFVIAPFITDFLAKRFWWLPNIILGLCGVVAGALVFLLPETKDLNLCETMQDVEERWKASKRKHSCDLHNLEVSSNVRSKDDSSRKSAIGGNYEYQESLLCSRT, via the exons ATGGCAACCATAGTAATCATCACGCCACTGACCTGGTTTCTAATGGCAATAGTCTACCTGGGAATTCCTCTGAATGTTAACAACTTTGGTGG TAATCCATTCATTTACATGGCCTTGACTGGAGTGATGGAATTAGTCCCAACAATCGTGGGAGTGGTGTTTTCTAAGAGGTTCAGCAGGGTTCCTGTTATGtcaatttctttctttgcttctgGACTGTGCTGTCTGGTGGTTATTGCAGTGACAGAAG aaatatggTGGCTTAGGTGGATTCTCGTCATGGTAGCTATGGAAATGATCAGCACAACCTACATg ATGAGTTATGTTTGGGCTGCAGAGTTATACCCCACAGTCATTAGGTCTAGGGGTTCGTGCAGCTGTTCTCTTGGAGGTCACTTTGGGTTTGTCATTGCACCGTTCATTACCGACTTTCTG GCAAAGCGGTTTTGGTGGCTTCCCAACATAATTCTTGGCTTGTGCGGTGTGGTAGCAGGAGCGTTAGTGTTTCTCCTACCTGAAACAAAAGACCTGAACTTATGTGAGACAATGCAAGACGTCGAGGAAAGGTGGAAAGCGAGCAAACGCAAGCATTCCTGTGACTTGCATAACCTTGAAGTTTCTTCTAATGTGAGGTCAAAAGATGACTCCTCGAGAAAAAGTGCCATTGGTGGAAACTACGAGTATCAGGAGTCCCTCCTCTGCAGTAGAACATGA